ATCCCGCCCGGAGTGGCCAGATCATGCCCGGCGGCGAAGAAATGACAGGTGTCGAAGCAGATCTTCGCCCGGGGATGATAATCGAGCACGTCGAGGTACCGGCCTAGATCGTCGACGGTGGCGCACAACGACCGGCCCTGACCGGCAGTCGGCTCCAGCATCAGTGCGGGCGCGTCGTCATCCAGGGCATCGAGTACCGGAAGCAAGGCATCACGAACCTGTTTCATCGCGACGTCGTCACTGCCCTCGGCCACACACGAGCCGGTGTGGACGACGACACCGGTCGCGCCGATCTCGTTCCCCCGCAGCAGCGCATGCTCGACGCTCACGCGCGAGCGCTCGTACGTTTCGGGCGTAGGGCTGCCCAGATTGATCAGGTACGGCGCGTGCACCAGCACCGGCATCGAAAGCTGGGCGGCGGCCTCGCGGAACGCGGCGTCGGTTTCGGGCACACCAGGTGTCCTGGCCCATCCTCGCGGATTCCCCAGGAAGACTTGAACGCTCTCCGCGCCCAGCTCGTGGGCCCGTATGGGC
This portion of the Phytoactinopolyspora mesophila genome encodes:
- a CDS encoding deoxyribonuclease IV; translation: MPPNASPPLVGTHLPAAGKLATVPIRAHELGAESVQVFLGNPRGWARTPGVPETDAAFREAAAQLSMPVLVHAPYLINLGSPTPETYERSRVSVEHALLRGNEIGATGVVVHTGSCVAEGSDDVAMKQVRDALLPVLDALDDDAPALMLEPTAGQGRSLCATVDDLGRYLDVLDYHPRAKICFDTCHFFAAGHDLATPGGMTATLDALVEVAGPGRLAAVHANDSKDVCGAFRDRHERIGAGHIGAEAFRELLRHPAVAGLPVVLETPDGPEAYREDMALLRSLRRSSP